Sequence from the Paenibacillus riograndensis SBR5 genome:
CCCGCACCCGGCCGCGCCCCGGCTTCGGCGCGCGGAGCTCCGCCGCTGCGCCCCTGGGCGCGCCCGCCGCGTCCATTGCGGGCGCCTTCCGGCACGGCGTTCTGGCGTCCGCCCTGCACGGAGATGAATTCGCCTACGCCGAATTCATCCTTCTCGTACCGGCGGCGGTCCAGCCGCTGGGAGATGCCGTGCTCGATCAGCTCGAGCCCGGCGCGTTCGCGCGGCGAAGCGAACGTGATCGCCAGTCCCTTGCCGCCTGCGCGGCCGGTCCGGCCGATCCGGTGAATGTAGCTGTCCGCATCCAGCGGCAGATCATAGTTGAAGACATGCGTGATGCCCTCGACGTCCAGACCGCGGGCAGCCACATCCGTGGCCACCAGCAGCTGCAGCTTCGCCTCGCGGAACCGTTTCATCACCGCTTCGCGTTTGCTCTGCGACAAGTCGCCGTGCAGCTCGTCGCAATCATAGCCGGCGGCCTGGAGTGCTTCATTCAGCTTGGACACACGGCGTTTCGTCCGGCAGAAGATCATCGCCAGGTAAGGACGGTCCCGCTCGATCAGCGCGATCAAAGCTTCTTCCTTGTTGCGGTCCGAGCATTCCACCACCTGCTGGCGGATATTCTCCAGCGGAATAGGGGAACCGCTTTTAATAACGATATCCAGCGGCTCTTTCATGTATTTGCTGGCCAGCCGCTTGATCGGGTCCGGCATGGTCGCGGAGAACAGCATCGTCTGGCGGCGGTAAGGCACAGCCGTAATAATGGTTTCCACATCCTCCAGGAAGCCCATATGCAGCATTTGGTCCGCTTCATCCAGCACCAGCATCTTGACCCCGCCGAGATCCAGCGTTCCCCGGCGTATATGATCCAGCAGCCTGCCCGGCGTCCCGATAATCAGATGCCGGCCGCCTTCCAGCTTGCGCAGCTGCTTTTCCACATCCTGGCCGCCATATACGGCCAGAATTTTCACTCCGGTATGGCGCGCCAGCTTGCGGGCCTCCTCGGTAATCTGCAAAGCCAGCTCGCGGGTCGGTGCCATGATAAGCGCCTGCGGATATGCCTGCTCCACACGGATCTTGTCCATAATCGGCAGCAGGAAGGCCAGTGTTTTGCCTGTTCCCGTCTTGGCCCTTGCGATAACGTCCAATCCCTGCACCAGCGGAGGAATAGCTTCTTCCTGCACTGGTGTAGGCTTAGCAATCCCCTGACCCTGAAGCAGGCCGTTCAATAATTCCGATACTCCCAGTTCCTTAAAACCCGGCAAAGTCTCCACCTCACATTTTTCTGTAATTTGTTCAATTCATATCACTATAGTTATCCAGTTCCTGGAGTAATGTAGGCAGGATGCCGTTGCCGCATATTCAAAACAAAAGCGGAAGAACCCCGTCTCCGGAGCCCTTCCGTCTCACTAGCCGCCCTTCAGCCCTGCAGATGCGCGGTCCAAAGTTCGGTTTCAGGGGCAGCAGCGATCCACCGGACATTCAGACGGCACTCCATTTGCGTTCCATTACACTCTATATCCAAGCTTCTTATTTAGGATTAAGAAGTTAACCTTTACATTGTACTTGATCCCGTGCCGTTTGTGTGCAACTCCCCAAGAATATTTATTACGGCTAAAACCGTCCTGATTTAAAAATGGAGTACAGCAGCCATAAAATCATCAGAAGAGCGATCACAGAGCCGATTTCGACAATCGGGAAGTCCCAGAGCATGGAAGGCTCTCCCCGCAGCGAAGAGGCAATGATCAGCCCGGCCATAATAATGCTGAAGGCCAGCAGCACAATGCTGAACGAGAGGCGGTTACCCACCCGGCTAACCTTGTGTTCAATTCCCTTCAGCTCAGGCAGTACGACCTCCACCTTCAGCTTGCCTTTGCCAACGAGCGCAGACAGCTGCCGCGCCTGTGCCGGAAGCTCTACCAGACTTTCGGCGAGATCAGCAACGCCGCCGAGAATTTTGCGCTGCAGGCGGCTGCCGCTGAAGCGCTGCCTTACCAGCCGCCTGCCGAAGGGTTCGGCCATCTGCACAATGCTGAAAGACGGGTCAAGGTTGCCGACTACCCCCTCCAGCGTCAGCATGGTTTTGCCGAGCATCGCCAGGTCCGGGGGAATGACCAGCCTGTGCTTGCGGGCGATGCCAAACAGATCATTCAGCGCTTTGCCGATGCTGACCTGCTTGAAGGGGATATCATAGTATGCCTCGCGAAGCCTGTCCATATCATCATGCAGCGCCATCCGGTCAGCTTCCTCGGGAATGACGCCCAGCCGTAAAATAGCCCGCACCATGGAATCGGTATTCTTGCGCATTAGAGCGATGACAAGCGCAGACAGGCTATCCTTCATTTCTTCGCTCAGCCGGCCAACCATGCCGAAATCAATTAACGCCAGTTTCCCGTCATCCAGCAGCATAACATTGCCGGGATGAGGATCAGCATGAAAAAAACCATGAATAAAAATCTGGTTCAGCATCATCTCCACCAGCTGCTGGGCTAGCGTCTTCAGCTTCACGCCCTTCAGGAGCAGCTCCTCGCGGTGGTTCAATGTGATGCCTTCGACATATTCCATAGTCAGCACACGGGTGGAGCTGTAATCCCAAAAAATTGCCGGGATATAGACCTGATCGTGCTCCGTAAGCTGCCCGGCGATCCGTTCCGCATTGCGCCCCTCCTGGCCGTAATCCAGCTCCGCCAGCAGCGCTCGGGAGAATTCCTCTACCATCCGGGTCAGCCCGTATTGCTTCGCCCAGTCCAGCTTCCTCTCGGCCAGGGCGCTTAGATCCTGTAAAATTTCCAGATCCCGGGTCATGGTCCGCATCACACCGGGACGCTGGATTTTGACCGCCACACTCTGC
This genomic interval carries:
- a CDS encoding DEAD/DEAH box helicase encodes the protein MPGFKELGVSELLNGLLQGQGIAKPTPVQEEAIPPLVQGLDVIARAKTGTGKTLAFLLPIMDKIRVEQAYPQALIMAPTRELALQITEEARKLARHTGVKILAVYGGQDVEKQLRKLEGGRHLIIGTPGRLLDHIRRGTLDLGGVKMLVLDEADQMLHMGFLEDVETIITAVPYRRQTMLFSATMPDPIKRLASKYMKEPLDIVIKSGSPIPLENIRQQVVECSDRNKEEALIALIERDRPYLAMIFCRTKRRVSKLNEALQAAGYDCDELHGDLSQSKREAVMKRFREAKLQLLVATDVAARGLDVEGITHVFNYDLPLDADSYIHRIGRTGRAGGKGLAITFASPRERAGLELIEHGISQRLDRRRYEKDEFGVGEFISVQGGRQNAVPEGARNGRGGRAQGRSGGAPRAEAGARPGAGGRGRGKEAGGWGAPAEGRSRSAAAGGKRSGWGDAAPRGGGHAGKSAAKPRTGGGYGSYDARSSSPAAGYAAGESAAGQRGGKGAAGSKGGPGSGYSANVSRGAEAGGFSYGASKGAGSGSGYNPGGAQASPKHRANVARSNDAGGWSSSAPAKGGGARSGSKGGKGGYGPGGRSSGGKASSRGGRGNGSGGTRGGRGSSR
- a CDS encoding ABC1 kinase family protein → MAVRIRHAGRYRTIAMALMRHGFGYMVEELGLYHLLSLPRRMITQEVHESLTLGERIRRVLEDLGPTFVKLGQLASTRSDLLPDSIIQELVKLQDSVPPFSAETARNILEQELDQPIDEMFSYFENAPLAAASIGQVHRAVLHGGQSVAVKIQRPGVMRTMTRDLEILQDLSALAERKLDWAKQYGLTRMVEEFSRALLAELDYGQEGRNAERIAGQLTEHDQVYIPAIFWDYSSTRVLTMEYVEGITLNHREELLLKGVKLKTLAQQLVEMMLNQIFIHGFFHADPHPGNVMLLDDGKLALIDFGMVGRLSEEMKDSLSALVIALMRKNTDSMVRAILRLGVIPEEADRMALHDDMDRLREAYYDIPFKQVSIGKALNDLFGIARKHRLVIPPDLAMLGKTMLTLEGVVGNLDPSFSIVQMAEPFGRRLVRQRFSGSRLQRKILGGVADLAESLVELPAQARQLSALVGKGKLKVEVVLPELKGIEHKVSRVGNRLSFSIVLLAFSIIMAGLIIASSLRGEPSMLWDFPIVEIGSVIALLMILWLLYSIFKSGRF